A window of the Amblyraja radiata isolate CabotCenter1 chromosome 5, sAmbRad1.1.pri, whole genome shotgun sequence genome harbors these coding sequences:
- the ywhaq gene encoding 14-3-3 protein theta — translation MENTEQVKQEKPAEQTNNTPENVKQAEAPEKSPPTNPENAEQVQRAKLAEQAERYDDMAAAMKKVTEQGSGLSIEERNLLSVAYKNVVGARRSAWRVISSIEQKNDSDEKKLQLIKSYREKVEGELREICGDVLGLLDIYLVPNTTCSESKVFYLKMKGDYYRYLAEVASGEDRKQTIENSQTAYQAAFDISRDGLPSTHPICLGLALNFSVFYYEILNCPERACKLAKDAFEKAIHELDILQDDNYKDSTLIMQLLRDNLTLWSSESAQDESEPAAAEPGEN, via the exons ATGGAGAACACAGAGCAGGTGAAGCAAGAGAAACCGGCCGAGCAGACCAACAACACCCCGGAGAACGTCAAGCAGGCTGAGGCGCCAGAGAAATCGCCCCCCACCAACCCCGAGAATGCAGAGCAGGTGCAGAGAGCCAAGCTGGCCGAGCAGGCCGAGAGGTACGATGACATGGCCGCTGCTATGAAAAAGGTGACCGAGCAAGGCTCCGGGCTCAGCATCGAGGAGAGGAACCTGCTGTCGGTTGCTTACAAGAATGTCGTGGGCGCCCGCCGCTCGGCGTGGAGGGTTATCTCCAGCATCGAGCAGAAAAACGACAGCGACGAGAAGAAATTGCAGCTGATCAAAAGCTACCGGGAGAAAGTAGAGGGGGAGCTCCGTGAAATCTGCGGCGACGTCTTG GGATTGTTGGACATTTACTTGGTTCCCAATACCACCTGCTCAGAGAGCAAAGTCTTCTACTTGAAAATGAAGGGCGATTACTATCGGTACCTCGCTGAAGTTGCTTCTGGAGAAGACCGAAAAC AAACGATAGAAAACTCGCAGACAGCGTATCAGGCAGCTTTTGACATCAGCCGTGATGGTCTGCCATCAACACATCCAATCTGTTTGGGTCTTGCTCTTAATTTCTCTGTGTTTTACTATGAAATTCTCAACTGTCCAGAACGTGCCTGTAAGCTGGCAAAAGAT GCATTTGAGAAGGCTATTCATGAGCTGGATATTCTTCAAGATGATAACTACAAAGACAGTACCCTCATTATGCAGTTGCTAAGAGACAATCTTACA TTATGGTCAAGTGAGAGTGCACAAGATGAGAGTGAACCTGCTGCAGCCGAGCCTGGAGAAAATTAA